GGCGACCGTGTTCTTATCATAGAGGATGTAACAACATCCGGTAAGTCTATTGAGGAGACTGTGCCTATTATTCAGGAGCAGGCTGACTGCGATATCGTAGGACTTATGGTATCCCTCAACAGACAGGAAAAGGGCCTTGAGACAGACATGAGCGCTCTTGATGAAATCAAAGAGAGATATGGCTTTAGCGCTAATGCTATCGTTACTATGGACGATGTTGTCAGCTATCTCTATAACAGACCTATTGATGGCGAAGTTATCATCAACAAGGATATTAAGAAGGCAATTGATGCTTATTATAGTGAGTACGGTGCCAAGTAATCTGATGAAATAGGTTGCAAACAGGAGGGAATCATAATGGACGAGCATACATATAAGGTACTTGGTGGAACAGGCGGACTTAACATTGCATTTGGAGTTATCTCAATAGTTGCCGGAATTGCAACAGGGGTTCTCCTTATCATCAGCGGAGCCAAGCTTCTTGGCAGCAGGAAGAGAATTATCATCTGAGCGATATAAGGAATGAGTAAATCCAGTTTTGGGCTTGCACAAAAAACAATCCGTATATCGCGGAGTAGTTAGTATATGTCTAAGAAAAAGAGTAAATTCAAATTTCACATTAAGAGACTTGAACCTGTCAGAGATAAGTACATGTTCACAGATAACAGACACCCTGAAAAAGGCATTATAAGTGCCGTTTTGGGGTGTATATCAGTGACCACATATGTTCTTGCTGTATTATTCACTTACAATAATGGTGGAGAGGCTCTAATACAATACGCCGCAGCTGGTTTTGTTGCGGCGATATTTTCTGTTGCGGGTCTGATACTTGGTATCATGTCCAGAACAGAAAAAGATATTTTTAAACTTTTTCCAAACCTGGGTATTATTCTTAATTCCCTTGCTGTTGCATTTGTAGTTTTTTTAATAGTGCTGAATTTCGTGGCTTGAATAGCCCAAGATGAGCATAATAGTTTTTAGAAAGAATGGTTTTAATATGAGCAATAACGAAGAATTGATTTATGAATTTGAGAGCGGAAAAGAAGTTCTCTCAGAGCGTTATCAGCTTGCGGTAGAAAGATTAAACAGCATGGCTGATGAGCATCTTTCAGATGAGAAATATGACAAGTACTTCCATTTTGTCAGAGATTTCCTTCTCATGGTGGATGAAGCCTATAGTTTCGTACAGGATGGATCATTTGACAAAGCGTCTATGGACGAGCTTGCTGCTCAGAACAAGAAGCTTTATCAGGACATTCTTCCCGAGAATTATGCAAATAGCTATGGAAATCCGACTTTTGCTTGTCAGGTTTTTGGAGATGATTTCGGACATCTTCTCTCAGCTCTTTACTATGAAGTAAGAGGCCTTATAGTATATGCATTTAAGGGAGATATGTTCAATCTTACTACAATGCTTGAACTTTTCCTTGAAGTATATGGCCAGTTTGTATCTGCAGACCAGGCCGGAAAAATTCCTGCATATGAGGAAGTCAGAAAGACTCTTTACTGGTATGGAAGCGACTACGCTGAGGAAATGAGACAGATAGGCTTTGCTGAGATGGTTGTTTCTGATACCAATTTTGTAAGAGATATCGTTACAAGTGCGGATCTTACAGATCTTCGCTATCTTTACAGATTCGGAGAATATGTAACTGATAATGAGATTAAGACAGCGCAGCATTTGAACAGCCTTACTCAGGAAGAAATAGATAAGCTTGCAACAACCTTTACAGAGGGTTATCGCATCGGCTTTGCCATGACCGGCAAGGATATCACTATCAAGAAGACAGCAGGTCTTCATTATAATCTTGGTTTTGAGAGAATGATCAAAAAAGCGATTGAGAATCTTGAGGCTATTGACCTTAAG
The sequence above is a segment of the Butyrivibrio proteoclasticus B316 genome. Coding sequences within it:
- a CDS encoding DUF6142 family protein; the encoded protein is MSKKKSKFKFHIKRLEPVRDKYMFTDNRHPEKGIISAVLGCISVTTYVLAVLFTYNNGGEALIQYAAAGFVAAIFSVAGLILGIMSRTEKDIFKLFPNLGIILNSLAVAFVVFLIVLNFVA